The following proteins are co-located in the uncultured Draconibacterium sp. genome:
- a CDS encoding MFS transporter — protein MKGVNEKRLFVAACLALLVTAITFAIRARITSVFIDDYGLASEDVGRAMAPAFWGFAVAMFAGGYFIDIVKTKSIIWAAFFMHFIGIVLLLMAKDYTSLFIANVFLGLGNGSVEAACNPLVTALFPDKKTKMLNRFHVWFPGGIVVGSLLAAAIMDSLNLPWQVLVAMLFIPLAIYGFLFFGQEIPETERVSTGVSYKEMMRNVGAPVTITLTVIFMILVANVGSISDAVTSNYITPIIIILVIAVAIIVEGRLVNKITLLFPLIFGCMLLSASTELGTTTWIEKLLDNKGIHPMMILAVVTGLMAVGRFFAGSLVHRLNPPGVLIGSAIFSVAGLWLLSISTGAVMTVVSAAVFAVGVCYFWPTMIGVASEYVPKSGALGMSILGGAGFVATAMVLPIMGKSIQDAGPVETIKGMSVLPMILVLAFIFLYILVKNKKHA, from the coding sequence ATGAAAGGAGTAAATGAAAAACGACTGTTTGTGGCTGCATGCCTGGCACTTTTGGTAACCGCTATTACTTTTGCCATCAGGGCAAGAATTACAAGTGTATTTATTGACGATTATGGGCTGGCGAGTGAAGATGTCGGACGTGCAATGGCTCCGGCTTTCTGGGGATTTGCAGTAGCTATGTTTGCCGGCGGATATTTTATCGACATCGTTAAAACCAAATCGATTATCTGGGCAGCTTTTTTTATGCATTTTATCGGTATTGTATTATTGCTGATGGCCAAAGATTACACCTCGTTATTTATTGCCAATGTATTTCTTGGTTTGGGTAACGGAAGTGTTGAAGCGGCTTGTAATCCATTGGTTACAGCTTTATTTCCCGATAAAAAAACAAAAATGTTAAACCGTTTCCATGTTTGGTTTCCTGGAGGAATTGTAGTTGGTAGTTTGTTAGCGGCTGCAATAATGGATTCTTTAAATTTACCCTGGCAGGTTCTGGTTGCCATGTTATTTATTCCACTGGCTATTTATGGTTTCTTATTCTTTGGACAGGAAATTCCGGAAACGGAACGCGTGTCAACCGGTGTGTCGTACAAAGAGATGATGCGTAATGTGGGAGCGCCTGTAACCATTACACTTACTGTAATTTTTATGATTTTAGTAGCTAACGTTGGTTCCATATCCGATGCCGTTACATCAAATTATATAACACCAATAATTATTATTTTAGTAATTGCCGTTGCAATTATTGTTGAAGGAAGATTGGTAAACAAGATTACCTTATTATTCCCTCTGATTTTCGGATGTATGTTATTATCAGCCTCAACCGAATTAGGGACTACAACCTGGATTGAAAAACTGCTGGACAACAAGGGGATACACCCAATGATGATTTTGGCTGTTGTAACAGGTTTAATGGCAGTTGGCCGTTTCTTTGCAGGTAGCCTGGTTCATCGCCTTAATCCTCCAGGTGTTTTAATTGGATCAGCAATTTTCTCTGTGGCGGGTTTATGGTTGCTAAGTATTTCAACCGGAGCAGTAATGACCGTTGTTTCTGCAGCTGTTTTTGCGGTTGGAGTTTGCTATTTCTGGCCTACCATGATTGGAGTAGCATCGGAATATGTGCCAAAGAGCGGAGCCTTGGGTATGTCTATTCTTGGTGGTGCAGGATTTGTAGCAACGGCTATGGTATTGCCCATAATGGGAAAATCGATACAAGATGCAGGTCCGGTGGAAACGATTAAAGGAATGTCGGTTTTACCAATGATTCTGGTGCTTGCATTTATTTTTCTTTATATCCTGGTTAAAAATAAAAAGCACGCTTAA
- the purB gene encoding adenylosuccinate lyase, protein MELNTLTAISPVDGRYSDKVEGLGKYFSEFALIKYRVFTEIEYFIALCEIPLPQLAGISKDKLDKLRTIHKDFSLADATRIKEIESVTNHDVKAVEYFIKEAFDKLDLSKYKEFIHFALTSQDANNTAIPKSIQEALEFEYHPLLQQLIEKLLTLANEWKDIPMLAKTHGQPASPTKLGKEFKVFIERIMVQLVQLKSIAIDAKFGGATGNFNAHYVAYPNINWEEFANKFCKENLGLNRSQFTTQISHYDNHSAIFDALKRINNIILDLDRDIWTYISMGYFKQKIKKGEVGSSTMPHKVNPIDFENSEGNISIANAGFEQLSSKLPVSRLQRDLTDSTVTRFIGVPFGHTIIAMKSTLKGLNKILINEAAIAKDLEDNWAVVAEAIQTILRREFFPNPYEALKDLTRKNEVINKEAIHNFVDTLDVSDAVKEELKQITPQNYTGIF, encoded by the coding sequence ATGGAGTTGAATACATTAACAGCAATTTCTCCGGTTGACGGAAGATACAGTGACAAAGTTGAAGGTCTTGGAAAATATTTTAGTGAATTTGCCTTGATAAAATACAGGGTATTTACTGAAATCGAATACTTTATTGCACTTTGCGAAATTCCCCTGCCACAACTTGCCGGCATCTCAAAAGACAAACTGGATAAGCTTCGTACCATACACAAAGATTTTTCGCTGGCCGATGCAACTCGTATCAAAGAAATTGAAAGTGTAACCAACCACGATGTGAAAGCCGTTGAATATTTTATAAAAGAAGCGTTTGACAAGCTTGACCTGAGCAAATACAAAGAGTTTATTCATTTTGCGCTTACATCGCAGGATGCCAATAATACGGCAATTCCAAAATCGATTCAGGAAGCTTTGGAGTTTGAATACCACCCGCTTTTGCAGCAGTTAATTGAAAAATTACTGACGCTGGCAAACGAGTGGAAAGATATTCCGATGTTGGCAAAAACACACGGACAACCTGCATCTCCTACCAAATTGGGTAAAGAGTTTAAAGTTTTTATCGAGCGAATTATGGTGCAGTTGGTGCAATTAAAATCGATTGCCATTGATGCCAAATTTGGTGGTGCCACCGGTAATTTTAATGCGCACTATGTAGCTTATCCCAACATTAACTGGGAAGAGTTTGCCAATAAATTCTGCAAAGAAAACCTTGGTTTAAACCGTTCGCAGTTTACCACACAAATTTCGCATTACGACAATCACAGTGCTATTTTCGATGCACTAAAACGTATCAATAATATTATTCTTGATTTGGACCGCGACATCTGGACTTACATTTCGATGGGTTATTTCAAGCAAAAAATTAAAAAAGGTGAAGTTGGTTCGTCAACCATGCCACACAAAGTAAATCCGATCGATTTTGAAAACTCGGAAGGTAACATTAGCATCGCCAATGCCGGTTTCGAGCAATTATCGTCTAAATTACCGGTTTCGCGATTACAGCGCGACTTAACTGACTCTACCGTTACACGTTTTATTGGTGTTCCGTTTGGCCATACAATTATTGCCATGAAATCGACCTTAAAAGGATTAAACAAAATTCTGATTAACGAAGCAGCAATTGCAAAAGATTTGGAAGACAATTGGGCAGTAGTTGCCGAAGCAATTCAAACCATTTTACGTCGCGAATTTTTCCCTAATCCTTACGAAGCACTAAAAGACCTGACTCGTAAAAATGAGGTGATTAATAAAGAGGCCATTCACAATTTTGTGGATACGCTCGACGTTAGTGATGCAGTAAAAGAGGAGTTAAAACAAATTACGCCTCAGAACTATACCGGAATATTTTAA
- a CDS encoding ABC transporter ATP-binding protein has product MKRFIPPYKGKIIMNLVYNILGALFGVFSFAMLIPALNILFQTEELVTQKTEFAMSLDSITQNINYYISHFIVVHGQQRALVLIGIILIIATLLKVGFTYLASFVLISLRNGVVFDIRALIYKKIIGLPLGYFSEERKGDIMARTTNDVQEVENSIANSLDMMIKNPILIIVFLGAMIYMSWSLTLFVFLMLPVTGLIIGRIGRSLKKVSSKGQNKLGEILSIIEEDLSGLRIIKSFNAEEKAIRRFQTENHNYRLIMNRLMWRRHLAHPASEFLGTIVIVVVLWYGGRIILTGEDSSLSAAEFIGYMVFFYGIINPAKAFSTALYSIEKGLASMQRIDHVLNAEITIKDKANAKDIDAFKNEISYKNVTFAYGSNVVLSDISLDIKKGKTIALVGSSGSGKTTMVDLLPRFWDISEGNIEVDGTDIRDLKIKSLRNLIGNVNQEPILFNDTIYNNIAFGVDDATPEQVEKAAKIANAHDFILASENGYNTKIGDRGDKLSGGQKQRLSIARAILRNPPILILDEATSALDTESEKLVQEALENLMKNRTSLVIAHRLSTIKNADLICVLDEGKIVEQGTHEELMTLDGRYKRLHGMQMF; this is encoded by the coding sequence ATGAAACGATTTATTCCTCCTTACAAAGGAAAAATCATCATGAACCTTGTATACAACATTTTGGGAGCTCTGTTTGGCGTATTTTCTTTTGCCATGCTAATTCCGGCTTTAAACATACTTTTTCAAACAGAAGAACTGGTAACCCAGAAAACAGAGTTTGCCATGAGTCTGGATTCAATTACCCAAAATATTAATTATTACATCAGCCATTTTATTGTGGTGCACGGTCAACAGCGGGCGTTGGTTTTAATTGGTATTATACTGATTATTGCAACGCTTTTAAAAGTTGGCTTTACTTACCTGGCAAGTTTTGTTTTGATTTCACTCAGAAACGGAGTTGTTTTCGATATACGAGCTCTTATTTATAAAAAGATAATTGGTTTGCCTCTGGGGTATTTCTCCGAAGAGCGCAAAGGCGATATTATGGCCCGTACCACCAACGATGTGCAGGAAGTTGAAAACTCAATAGCCAACTCGCTGGATATGATGATCAAGAATCCGATTCTGATAATCGTGTTTTTGGGAGCAATGATTTACATGAGCTGGTCGCTAACCCTGTTTGTTTTTTTAATGCTTCCGGTAACCGGACTAATTATTGGACGAATCGGACGAAGCCTGAAAAAAGTATCATCAAAAGGGCAGAATAAACTAGGCGAAATTTTATCGATAATTGAAGAAGATTTATCAGGATTGCGAATCATAAAATCGTTTAATGCTGAAGAAAAAGCCATTCGTCGTTTTCAGACTGAAAACCACAATTACCGCCTGATTATGAACCGCCTGATGTGGCGTCGCCATTTGGCGCACCCGGCCAGCGAATTTTTAGGAACCATTGTAATTGTGGTTGTACTTTGGTACGGTGGTCGTATTATTTTAACAGGTGAAGATTCATCGCTTTCGGCAGCCGAATTTATTGGATACATGGTATTTTTCTACGGAATAATTAATCCTGCAAAAGCATTTTCAACCGCACTTTACAGCATCGAAAAAGGACTTGCATCCATGCAGCGGATTGACCACGTGCTAAATGCTGAAATTACCATAAAAGACAAAGCAAATGCGAAAGACATTGATGCTTTTAAAAACGAAATTTCATACAAAAATGTAACATTCGCTTACGGGTCAAATGTGGTTCTTTCTGATATTTCGCTTGATATTAAAAAAGGAAAAACCATTGCGTTGGTGGGTTCATCGGGAAGTGGCAAAACAACAATGGTTGATTTACTGCCACGTTTTTGGGACATTTCGGAAGGCAATATTGAAGTAGACGGGACTGATATTCGCGATTTGAAAATAAAATCGCTGCGTAATCTGATTGGAAATGTAAACCAGGAACCCATATTATTTAACGATACCATTTACAACAACATTGCCTTTGGTGTTGACGACGCTACACCCGAACAGGTTGAAAAGGCGGCCAAAATTGCCAATGCACACGATTTTATTCTGGCTTCGGAGAATGGTTACAATACAAAAATTGGAGACCGTGGCGATAAACTTTCGGGGGGCCAAAAACAACGTTTGTCAATCGCCCGTGCTATTTTACGAAATCCGCCCATTTTAATTCTCGACGAAGCCACTTCGGCTTTGGATACTGAATCGGAAAAACTGGTGCAGGAAGCTTTGGAAAACCTAATGAAGAACCGAACATCGCTGGTAATTGCGCACCGTTTATCAACCATTAAAAATGCCGACCTTATTTGTGTGTTAGACGAAGGTAAAATAGTTGAACAAGGTACCCACGAGGAATTAATGACACTCGACGGCCGTTACAAGAGACTGCATGGAATGCAGATGTTTTAG
- a CDS encoding ThuA domain-containing protein: MKRILFLSFLVLSVVLSKGQSTKIMLITGGHAFDTLQFFQMFDALPEIEYEHFEQPNANAEIANGKADDFDVLVFYDMWDNISQSEKMAYLRLTKQGKPLLFLHHALVSYQNWPEFEQIIGGKYVQEGKRISEDEVSTYEHDVWVYCTIENYTPVTSGFSELRFFDEVYGNFRISEDVKPLLRTRHPKSSDFVAWQHVYNQSNVVYIQSGHDRRTYESADYRKLILQAIKFLDNTNE; encoded by the coding sequence ATGAAGAGGATACTATTCCTTTCTTTTTTAGTTCTTTCCGTTGTGTTGAGTAAAGGTCAGAGTACAAAAATTATGTTGATTACAGGAGGACATGCTTTTGATACGCTCCAGTTTTTTCAAATGTTTGATGCTTTACCCGAAATTGAATATGAACACTTTGAACAGCCAAATGCAAATGCCGAAATTGCAAACGGAAAGGCTGACGATTTTGATGTGCTGGTTTTTTACGATATGTGGGATAATATTTCTCAATCTGAAAAGATGGCTTATCTGAGATTAACCAAACAGGGAAAACCTTTACTTTTTTTACATCATGCTTTGGTCTCGTATCAGAACTGGCCTGAATTTGAACAAATAATTGGGGGGAAATATGTGCAAGAGGGGAAAAGAATTTCCGAAGATGAAGTTTCGACTTACGAACACGATGTCTGGGTTTACTGTACCATAGAGAATTATACCCCGGTAACTTCAGGTTTTAGCGAATTACGGTTTTTTGATGAAGTGTATGGAAATTTTCGGATATCGGAAGATGTAAAACCATTGCTACGAACCAGGCATCCAAAAAGTTCGGATTTTGTGGCCTGGCAACATGTTTATAATCAATCGAATGTAGTTTACATTCAATCGGGGCACGACCGCCGTACCTACGAGTCGGCGGATTACAGAAAGTTAATTTTACAGGCAATTAAATTTTTGGACAATACAAATGAATAA
- a CDS encoding (Fe-S)-binding protein, which translates to MLVDVFIPCFIDQFYPETAANFVAVLKKTGCDVHYNPEQTCCGQPAYNSGYWKEAKTIATKFLDDFGHAGIVVAPSASCIGFIRNYYHKLFEHETELLEKTQTIRKRVFEFSDFLVNHLKTIDLGAEFNHKVTFHDSCAGLREYGIKEEPRKLLKAVKGIELLEMEKLDTCCGFGGTFAAKFHHISTAMTEQKVEHALKTGAEYIVSTEASCLMNMEAYIKKQKLPIKTIHLVDILAG; encoded by the coding sequence ATGTTAGTCGACGTTTTTATTCCTTGTTTTATCGATCAGTTTTATCCCGAAACAGCTGCAAATTTTGTTGCTGTTTTAAAAAAAACGGGATGCGATGTACATTATAACCCCGAGCAAACTTGTTGCGGGCAACCTGCCTATAATAGCGGGTACTGGAAGGAAGCAAAAACCATAGCGACTAAATTTTTAGACGATTTTGGACATGCCGGAATTGTAGTTGCGCCTTCGGCTTCCTGCATCGGATTTATCCGAAATTACTACCACAAACTATTCGAACACGAAACAGAACTATTAGAAAAAACACAAACAATTCGGAAACGCGTGTTTGAGTTTTCTGATTTTTTGGTGAACCATTTAAAAACAATTGATTTAGGAGCCGAATTTAACCACAAAGTTACTTTTCACGATTCGTGTGCCGGTCTGCGCGAGTACGGCATAAAAGAAGAGCCGCGAAAACTATTAAAAGCAGTTAAAGGAATTGAGTTGCTTGAAATGGAAAAATTGGATACCTGCTGTGGTTTTGGCGGAACCTTTGCTGCTAAATTTCATCATATTTCAACGGCAATGACCGAGCAAAAAGTGGAGCACGCGCTTAAAACAGGAGCCGAGTACATTGTATCAACTGAAGCCTCGTGTTTAATGAATATGGAAGCCTACATTAAAAAACAGAAATTACCCATTAAAACCATTCATCTGGTTGATATTCTTGCCGGGTAA